Proteins encoded together in one Aeromonas encheleia window:
- a CDS encoding outer membrane lipoprotein produces MLKRITLVTLLAATTAITGCANSDVYSGDVYTKDRAKQVQTVSYGTILSTRPVKIQADENSLLGTLGGAVVGGLLGSTIGGGRGSDIAAAGGAIAGAAAGKAAGDKLNQVDGVELEIKKENGESIVVVQKASPTFVPGARVRMTQGNGSINVAVVN; encoded by the coding sequence ATGTTGAAACGCATTACTCTCGTTACCCTGCTGGCCGCGACCACCGCCATCACCGGCTGTGCCAACAGCGACGTCTACTCCGGCGACGTCTACACCAAGGATCGCGCCAAACAGGTGCAGACCGTCAGCTACGGCACCATCCTCTCCACCCGCCCGGTCAAGATCCAGGCCGACGAGAACTCCCTGCTCGGCACCCTGGGTGGCGCCGTGGTCGGTGGCCTGCTCGGCAGCACCATAGGCGGGGGCCGGGGCAGTGACATCGCCGCCGCCGGGGGTGCCATCGCCGGTGCCGCCGCAGGCAAGGCCGCCGGTGACAAGCTCAATCAGGTCGACGGGGTCGAACTCGAGATCAAGAAAGAGAACGGCGAATCCATCGTGGTGGTGCAAAAAGCCAGCCCGACCTTCGTACCCGGTGCCCGGGTCCGCATGACCCAGGGCAACGGCAGCATCAACGTGGCCGTGGTGAACTGA
- a CDS encoding GNAT family N-acetyltransferase produces the protein MHQPPVLRVARHTDMHAIWQLDVSVFGEDVYPGFFFRQAMDLWPELLLVAELDGRLLGYALGGLGQDSSQGWLLSLAVLPEARGFGLAERMMLRVEQALAGLRVERVRLTVDPVNPAQRLYFRLGYVQLSEERDYFGPGEDRLLLEKRLG, from the coding sequence ATGCACCAGCCCCCCGTTTTGAGAGTGGCCCGCCACACCGACATGCACGCCATCTGGCAGCTCGATGTCAGCGTCTTCGGGGAGGATGTCTATCCCGGCTTCTTCTTCCGCCAGGCCATGGATCTGTGGCCCGAGCTGCTGCTGGTGGCGGAGCTGGATGGCAGGCTGCTTGGCTATGCCCTGGGCGGCCTGGGGCAGGATAGCTCGCAAGGCTGGCTGCTCTCCCTGGCCGTGCTGCCGGAGGCGCGCGGTTTTGGCCTGGCCGAACGCATGATGCTGCGGGTCGAGCAGGCGCTGGCAGGGCTGCGGGTCGAGCGGGTCAGGCTGACCGTCGACCCGGTCAATCCGGCCCAGCGCCTCTACTTTCGCCTCGGCTATGTGCAGCTGAGCGAGGAGCGGGACTACTTTGGCCCGGGTGAGGATCGCCTGCTGCTGGAAAAGCGGCTGGGCTGA